In Listeria cossartiae subsp. cossartiae, the DNA window CCAGATAAAGGCACGACCATCAAAATTACACTTCCTTATATTGAACCAAAATCCAAATAGAAAAACCGCAACCTTATGACGAGGTTGCGGTTTCTTTTATTTTTCTTTCTTTTGTTCTTCTACGATTTGTTCAAATTCTTTTTCTTCTTGTTCCATTACTTTAATTTCTGGGTGTTTATTCATGTAGAGTTTTTTCGTTAGTAATGTTTGACCTGCTAAGAATAGTCCGCCGACAGCCCAGTATAACGCAAGTGCGGAAGGAGCTGTAAAGGAGACGAATAAAATCATAATAGGTGACATTAAACCGATGATTTTCATTTGTTTCTTTTGTTCTGGTGAATAACCAATCATTGAAACAAAATATTGTGCTAGATAGACAAGGCCGGCGATAATCGCAAGTACCATATCTGGTGAACCTAGGTTAAACCATAAGAATGTGTGACTAGCAATTTCAGATGAACCTCGAATCGCATAATAGAAAGCCATCAAAATCGGCATTTGAATAAGTAGTGGTAAACAACCCATTTGCATCGGATTGATATTATACTTGGAATAAACAGTCATCATTTCTTTTTGAATCGTCGCTTGTTCTTCTTTCGATGTAGCACGTTTTAAACGAGCTTGAATTTCGTCGATTTCTGGTTTAGCAATCGCCATTTTGGATTGCATTCCCATTTGAGCTTTGGCAGTACGTAAGTTTAGCGGCATAATTAGCGCACGGATAAGGAGCGTTGTAATAATAATCGCAACCCCGTAATTACCCCCAACAAATTTTGCAACAAACATAATAAAGCTAGTAAATGGTTGAATCAGATAAGTACTGAAAAAGCCATCTGTATTTTGTGATGGGTCCATACCACAACCTGTAAGTAATAGTAGAGCACCAAGTAAAACGCTAATTAAAATAATATTTTTCTTTTTCAATGTTTCATTTTCCTCCTAAATAGTAAAATATCAATTCATACGTTGGAAAATGAAAAACTGTCTTCATCATCAGTAATGGCGCTACATTTTCTAGTTATCGCCAGCCAATTAATAATAAAATTAGGCGAGGTTCTATAAAAATGTGCTCGAAGTGCGATCTTTACTGGCTTTAAGCAGATAGCGTCAGCGGGTAGCACCATTTT includes these proteins:
- a CDS encoding membrane protein insertase YidC, whose protein sequence is MKKKNIILISVLLGALLLLTGCGMDPSQNTDGFFSTYLIQPFTSFIMFVAKFVGGNYGVAIIITTLLIRALIMPLNLRTAKAQMGMQSKMAIAKPEIDEIQARLKRATSKEEQATIQKEMMTVYSKYNINPMQMGCLPLLIQMPILMAFYYAIRGSSEIASHTFLWFNLGSPDMVLAIIAGLVYLAQYFVSMIGYSPEQKKQMKIIGLMSPIMILFVSFTAPSALALYWAVGGLFLAGQTLLTKKLYMNKHPEIKVMEQEEKEFEQIVEEQKKEK